A window from Ignavibacteriota bacterium encodes these proteins:
- a CDS encoding LacI family DNA-binding transcriptional regulator: MGKSSTIFDIANKQNISIATVSKALSNNSGISEITKKNVLKAADDLSYMPNYWAKNLVNLKSNLIGLIVPNLKNSYLQLLVDSLYEQADLRNFNIILSISKNIPSTEINQIHKILAYNPLGFIIVSENYIKEDFDFLNKKNIPIVFINPRFRNINFNSIVVDYSNGAYQIITKAINEGVNNLACFCNGLSNSSENEKFNGFINAIVDKKKSINLEWINYGDFSYEKIFNILVEFKKLNKLPEIIFITNEEYTIWIISILEKLNLKIGEDIDLIYYGEGSEFRTFITPYCLIKQPIELISISSINIIAEQADKKLPYKPIIKKLFSKNVYRQLRKVETT; encoded by the coding sequence ATGGGAAAAAGTTCTACAATTTTTGATATTGCCAATAAACAAAACATCTCTATTGCAACTGTTTCAAAAGCGTTAAGTAATAATTCCGGAATATCAGAAATAACCAAAAAAAATGTTCTGAAAGCAGCCGATGATTTAAGTTATATGCCAAATTATTGGGCAAAAAATTTAGTTAATCTCAAATCAAATTTAATTGGTCTTATTGTTCCGAATCTAAAAAATAGTTATTTACAATTATTAGTTGATTCTTTATATGAGCAGGCAGATTTAAGAAATTTTAATATTATTCTATCTATTTCAAAAAATATTCCTTCAACAGAAATTAATCAAATTCATAAAATACTTGCTTACAATCCTTTAGGTTTTATAATAGTTTCGGAAAATTATATTAAAGAAGATTTTGATTTTTTAAATAAAAAAAATATTCCTATCGTGTTTATAAATCCAAGATTTCGAAATATTAATTTTAACTCAATTGTTGTTGATTATTCAAATGGTGCTTACCAGATAATTACTAAAGCAATCAACGAAGGCGTTAATAATTTAGCATGTTTTTGCAATGGATTAAGCAATTCAAGTGAGAATGAAAAATTTAACGGCTTCATAAATGCGATAGTGGACAAAAAAAAATCAATAAATCTTGAATGGATTAATTACGGAGATTTTAGTTATGAAAAGATATTCAATATTCTTGTTGAATTTAAAAAATTAAATAAACTTCCGGAAATAATATTTATTACGAACGAAGAATATACAATTTGGATAATATCGATCCTCGAGAAACTTAATTTAAAGATAGGTGAAGATATTGATTTAATATATTATGGTGAAGGTTCGGAATTTCGAACATTTATAACTCCATATTGTTTAATCAAACAGCCGATTGAATTGATATCTATAAGTTCAATTAATATTATAGCTGAACAAGCAGACAAAAAATTACCATATAAACCAATTATTAAAAAACTATTTAGTAAAAATGTATACCGTCAACTTAGAAAAGTTGAAACCACATAA
- a CDS encoding metallophosphoesterase family protein, protein MRIFIFILLISIKIIGQNQSTKIDIIPQRIILNLTELPATELAVTWMTKDSVENSLIQISKAKPWADFVDSVFSYNAFSSSLNNGKSKNVFFHSVKISELLPDTKYVYRVGGDSIWSEWNQFKTSNNKNEEFEFTYFGDMQHDVKKFGSRVFRKAIQTSPNSSFWLFSGDLLDRAEFDYQWEEYFQATSFISSIMPAVFAAGNHEYADTIINGNETEILAELWKSHITQPSCSIKGLDETVFSFEFQGVRFIILNGNEKLEEQAKWLEQILENNNSIWTIVTIHQPIYSMGKNRDQRKTKNAFVSLFDKYNVDIVLQGHDHVYARTHKIKNDKIVNNSEHGTVYITSNSGSDSYSAKSLNSHLTVKHANSAQLFQVISIKKRNLQMCTYTATGELYDKFELTK, encoded by the coding sequence ATGCGAATATTCATTTTTATACTATTAATTTCTATAAAAATCATAGGTCAAAATCAATCGACAAAAATTGATATTATTCCTCAAAGAATAATTTTAAATTTAACTGAATTGCCCGCTACAGAACTTGCCGTTACTTGGATGACAAAAGACTCTGTTGAAAATTCACTGATACAAATTTCCAAAGCAAAACCTTGGGCTGATTTTGTTGATTCTGTTTTTTCATATAATGCTTTTTCGTCCAGTTTGAATAATGGTAAAAGTAAAAATGTTTTTTTCCATTCTGTAAAAATTTCAGAATTATTACCTGATACAAAATATGTATATAGAGTAGGAGGGGATTCTATCTGGAGTGAATGGAATCAGTTTAAAACTTCAAATAATAAAAATGAGGAATTCGAATTTACATACTTTGGGGATATGCAACATGATGTTAAAAAGTTTGGCTCACGTGTTTTTCGAAAGGCAATTCAAACTTCTCCAAATTCAAGTTTTTGGCTTTTTAGTGGTGATTTACTTGATAGAGCAGAATTTGATTATCAATGGGAAGAATATTTTCAAGCAACAAGTTTCATATCTTCAATTATGCCGGCAGTATTTGCTGCAGGAAACCATGAATATGCAGATACAATAATTAATGGAAACGAAACGGAAATATTAGCTGAACTATGGAAATCACATATAACGCAACCAAGTTGTAGCATTAAAGGATTAGATGAAACAGTATTTAGTTTCGAATTTCAAGGTGTTCGATTTATAATTTTAAATGGAAATGAAAAACTTGAAGAACAAGCAAAATGGCTTGAACAAATTTTAGAAAATAATAATTCAATTTGGACTATTGTTACAATTCATCAGCCTATTTATTCAATGGGGAAGAATAGAGATCAAAGAAAAACTAAAAATGCATTTGTTTCTTTGTTTGATAAATATAATGTTGATATAGTGTTACAAGGACATGATCATGTTTATGCAAGAACACACAAAATAAAAAATGATAAAATAGTTAATAATTCTGAACATGGTACCGTATACATTACATCAAATTCCGGTTCAGATTCATATTCGGCAAAAAGTTTAAATTCACATTTAACAGTTAAACATGCCAATAGTGCTCAACTTTTTCAAGTAATATCGATTAAGAAAAGAAATCTACAGATGTGTACATATACAGCAACTGGAGAATTATATGATAAATTCGAATTAACAAAATAA
- a CDS encoding fibronectin type III domain-containing protein — MNNFILKILIFIFIVNLNYAQDNKIPERIIITLTETPTNSMAVNWRTVEEIMKPEVQVAEPTAWTEFESNTKSFNVLSKKLLTDKKVEVNEYSARMIDLKPNTLYAYRVGGDSVWSEWNQFRTAEDTIAPFKFVYFGDPQNDLKQHCSRVFRGF, encoded by the coding sequence ATGAATAATTTCATTTTAAAAATATTAATATTTATTTTTATCGTAAACTTGAATTATGCTCAAGATAATAAAATACCTGAACGAATCATTATTACTCTTACAGAAACACCAACAAATAGTATGGCAGTTAATTGGAGAACAGTTGAAGAAATTATGAAACCTGAAGTTCAAGTGGCAGAGCCAACTGCTTGGACGGAGTTTGAATCGAATACAAAATCGTTTAATGTTTTGAGTAAAAAATTATTAACTGATAAAAAAGTTGAAGTAAATGAATATTCGGCAAGAATGATTGATTTAAAACCAAATACCCTTTATGCTTATAGAGTTGGTGGTGACTCAGTTTGGAGTGAATGGAACCAATTCAGAACAGCGGAAGATACAATTGCTCCGTTTAAATTTGTTTATTTTGGTGATCCGCAAAATGATTTAAAGCAGCATTGTTCACGTGTGTTTAGAGGCTTTTAA
- a CDS encoding metallophosphoesterase has protein sequence MCLEAFKNTPDASFWLFAGDIVSEPEDEQYEELFYAGGFIFGTMPSIIVTGNHDIGYLMENGKIVRDKKGKKQRGNKVAEMWKEQFTLPENGIAEYNETSYSIDYQGVRFIIVNTNDEKDLSLQIPWLENLLKNNINKWTVVAFHHPIYSAGRDRDDDDTRNAFLPLFDKYGVDLVLTGHDHAYARSYKIKNGERVGEDESGTVYVVSVSGPKMYSVNSNYNHIMAKTGGNVQLFQTISINNNILNYESLTVTGELYDSFELKK, from the coding sequence GTGTGTTTAGAGGCTTTTAAAAATACACCAGACGCATCATTCTGGTTGTTTGCGGGAGATATTGTATCAGAGCCGGAAGATGAACAATATGAAGAATTATTTTATGCAGGTGGATTTATTTTTGGTACAATGCCTTCAATTATTGTAACTGGAAATCATGATATTGGCTATTTAATGGAGAATGGCAAAATTGTAAGAGATAAAAAAGGTAAAAAACAACGAGGAAATAAAGTTGCAGAAATGTGGAAAGAGCAATTTACATTACCGGAAAACGGAATTGCTGAATATAATGAAACATCATATTCTATTGATTATCAAGGCGTAAGATTCATAATTGTTAATACAAATGATGAAAAAGATTTATCTTTACAAATTCCTTGGTTGGAAAATTTACTTAAAAATAATATTAATAAGTGGACTGTTGTTGCTTTTCACCATCCAATTTATTCGGCTGGAAGAGATAGAGATGATGATGATACAAGGAATGCTTTTCTTCCACTTTTTGATAAATATGGAGTTGATCTGGTGTTAACCGGTCACGATCATGCTTACGCAAGAAGTTACAAAATTAAAAATGGCGAAAGAGTTGGAGAAGATGAATCTGGAACAGTTTATGTGGTTTCTGTATCTGGACCTAAAATGTATTCTGTAAATTCTAACTATAATCATATTATGGCAAAAACCGGAGGAAATGTTCAACTATTCCAAACGATTTCTATAAATAATAATATTCTAAATTATGAATCACTCACTGTAACTGGTGAACTTTACGATTCTTTTGAATTAAAGAAATAG
- a CDS encoding Gfo/Idh/MocA family oxidoreductase, with amino-acid sequence MNNLDRKKRFAIVGVGHRTEMWQEALYKDYKDNCEVVGFCDTNLGRLNLYKSYAKELTGSDIPIYLDNEFDKMINETKPDTVIVTTIDGMHHKYIIRAMELNCDVITEKPMTIDEIKCQQIIDAQHKYKKKVLVSFNYRYSPVRTQVKDLLMNDTIGDILSVDFHWMLNTQHGADYFRRWHSQKEVSGGLMVHKATHHFDLVNWWLSAIPVTVYANGKKEFYTPEMAKRFGLSNYHERCHTCPEKNTCGFELKLASNKRLKKLYLDNEHHDNYYRDKCVFRPDISIEDTMNVIVKYNTNVTLSYSLNAFNSWEGYYIIFNGTKGRLEHKIEEGIYVAGDGNEQGGIKDGGAFIKIFPLRGPSYDVEIWEGTGGHGGGDDIMLKDIFGSSKENDKYLRFADHRAGAYSILTGIAANHSMATGKEILIADLVKNIEIPEFTEMPNHHDSIIMPQKY; translated from the coding sequence ATGAATAATTTAGATAGAAAAAAAAGATTTGCAATTGTGGGAGTTGGTCACAGAACAGAAATGTGGCAAGAAGCACTTTATAAGGATTATAAAGATAATTGTGAAGTGGTTGGTTTTTGCGATACAAACCTTGGAAGACTTAATCTATATAAATCCTATGCAAAAGAACTCACAGGAAGTGATATACCTATTTATTTAGATAATGAGTTTGATAAAATGATAAACGAAACCAAACCAGATACGGTAATTGTTACAACAATTGATGGTATGCATCACAAATATATTATTAGAGCAATGGAATTAAATTGCGATGTAATTACTGAAAAACCAATGACAATAGATGAAATAAAATGCCAACAAATTATTGATGCTCAGCATAAATACAAAAAAAAAGTTTTAGTTAGTTTTAATTATCGATATTCACCAGTTAGAACTCAAGTAAAAGATTTGTTAATGAACGATACGATTGGTGATATTCTTTCAGTTGATTTTCATTGGATGTTAAATACACAGCATGGTGCCGATTACTTTAGGCGTTGGCATAGTCAAAAAGAGGTTTCTGGTGGTTTGATGGTTCACAAGGCAACTCATCATTTTGATTTAGTAAATTGGTGGCTTTCAGCAATTCCGGTAACAGTTTATGCAAATGGTAAAAAAGAATTCTATACTCCTGAAATGGCAAAAAGATTTGGTTTATCAAATTACCACGAAAGGTGTCATACTTGTCCGGAAAAAAATACTTGCGGATTTGAATTAAAATTAGCTTCTAATAAAAGATTAAAAAAACTTTATCTTGATAATGAGCATCATGACAATTATTACAGAGATAAATGTGTTTTTAGACCAGATATTTCAATTGAAGATACTATGAATGTTATAGTTAAGTACAATACAAATGTAACACTTAGCTATTCACTTAATGCATTTAATTCTTGGGAAGGATATTATATAATATTTAATGGTACAAAAGGAAGGTTAGAACATAAGATAGAAGAAGGAATTTATGTAGCTGGAGATGGCAATGAACAAGGCGGAATTAAAGATGGAGGAGCTTTCATTAAAATATTTCCTTTAAGAGGTCCTTCTTATGATGTGGAAATTTGGGAAGGCACAGGAGGACATGGCGGAGGCGATGATATTATGTTAAAAGATATTTTTGGTTCTTCAAAAGAAAATGATAAATATTTAAGATTTGCTGATCATAGAGCAGGAGCTTATTCCATTCTTACTGGTATTGCAGCAAACCATTCAATGGCAACCGGGAAAGAAATATTAATTGCGGATCTCGTAAAAAATATTGAAATACCGGAATTTACTGAAATGCCAAACCACCATGATTCAATAATAATGCCTCAAAAATATTAA
- a CDS encoding beta-N-acetylhexosaminidase — MNKLKIVIIFVYFIQLQTLISQQNIFDEIQLIPSPQKIIWQSGSFEINKFTKIDSIKNAKISVDFLNDKLTKTLGFKLLFKNDSKDNSIEFILDPSLLQYGKEAYKLEVNPNKIVISANCDVGFFYAVQTLLQLLPSEFAGDIKLNINKVFIPSVTILDFPKYEWRSFMLDSGRQFQSIDFIKRYLDYLAMMKINVFHWHLTEGQGWRIQIDQYPKLHEIGSRVAFGEEQQGYYSKEDIKEIVNYAAKRFITIVPEIDVPGHAEAALIAYPELSCTKKAPESVMGFSSNIFCGGNEETYIFMQNVLDEVCELFPGEYIHLGGDEAPKEHWDKCSFCQKKIIDEQLKNSNELQVYFSSRLANYLRLKSKKIILWGDVIEESAFKLPENVIIYWWNFRKMQDLALQNARKIGNKIICGTNYYTYLNYPVTPWSKYNQDRTFDIRDVYESNPSNIKNPDSLIIGMGTSLWTDWNVTMEMIDKRVFPRVLVLADQMWGSEKEIPFEVYYKNIKKFYPRLKSLGIDYGPALRNEVPPNFSWD; from the coding sequence ATGAACAAATTAAAAATCGTCATTATATTTGTTTATTTCATTCAGTTACAAACTTTAATTTCTCAACAAAACATATTTGATGAAATTCAACTTATACCTTCACCCCAAAAAATAATTTGGCAATCCGGAAGTTTTGAGATAAATAAATTCACAAAAATAGATTCAATAAAAAATGCTAAAATTTCTGTTGATTTTTTAAACGACAAATTAACCAAAACTTTAGGATTCAAATTATTATTCAAAAATGATTCAAAAGATAATTCCATTGAATTTATTTTAGATCCATCTCTTTTGCAATATGGGAAGGAAGCTTATAAGCTCGAAGTAAATCCAAATAAAATTGTAATTTCCGCTAATTGCGATGTTGGATTTTTTTATGCAGTTCAAACTTTATTACAATTATTACCAAGTGAATTTGCTGGGGATATTAAATTAAATATCAATAAAGTTTTTATCCCAAGTGTTACTATCTTAGATTTTCCGAAGTATGAGTGGCGAAGTTTTATGTTGGATTCAGGCAGACAATTTCAATCCATCGATTTCATAAAAAGATATTTGGATTATTTGGCTATGATGAAAATAAATGTATTTCACTGGCATCTTACTGAAGGTCAAGGTTGGAGGATTCAAATTGACCAATATCCAAAACTTCATGAAATTGGTTCACGCGTTGCTTTTGGTGAAGAACAACAAGGTTATTACTCAAAGGAAGACATAAAAGAAATTGTAAATTATGCTGCAAAAAGATTTATTACAATTGTTCCAGAAATTGATGTCCCCGGACATGCAGAAGCTGCTTTAATTGCATATCCAGAATTGAGCTGCACAAAAAAGGCTCCTGAATCAGTCATGGGTTTTTCATCAAATATTTTTTGCGGAGGGAATGAAGAAACTTATATTTTCATGCAAAATGTTCTTGATGAAGTTTGTGAATTATTCCCCGGAGAATATATTCATTTGGGAGGCGATGAAGCACCAAAGGAACATTGGGATAAATGTTCATTTTGTCAGAAGAAAATAATAGATGAGCAATTAAAAAATTCGAATGAACTTCAAGTTTATTTTTCATCAAGATTGGCGAATTATTTAAGACTGAAATCAAAAAAAATAATACTGTGGGGAGATGTTATTGAAGAGAGTGCTTTTAAATTACCAGAGAATGTTATTATCTATTGGTGGAACTTTAGAAAAATGCAAGATTTAGCACTCCAAAACGCGAGAAAAATTGGCAACAAAATAATTTGCGGAACCAACTATTATACATATCTAAACTATCCTGTAACACCTTGGTCCAAATATAATCAAGATCGAACGTTTGACATTCGGGATGTTTATGAATCCAATCCTTCAAATATTAAAAATCCGGATTCACTAATAATTGGAATGGGAACAAGTTTATGGACAGACTGGAATGTTACGATGGAAATGATAGATAAAAGAGTGTTTCCAAGAGTTTTAGTTTTGGCAGATCAGATGTGGGGAAGTGAAAAGGAAATTCCTTTTGAAGTTTATTATAAAAATATTAAGAAATTTTATCCAAGATTAAAATCACTTGGAATAGATTATGGTCCGGCTCTTAGAAATGAAGTTCCCCCAAATTTCAGTTGGGATTAA